The proteins below are encoded in one region of Synergistaceae bacterium:
- the minD gene encoding septum site-determining protein MinD has protein sequence MDCRIIVVTSGKGGVGKTTTTANLAAALAKEGYKVVAIDGDVGLRNLDVIMGLENRMVYTLIDVVEGTCRLNQALIKDKRIENLYLIPTAQSRTKDSVSADQMLSLCEELRKEFDFVLIDSPAGIESGFHNSAIGADEAIVITTPEVSAVRDADRIIGLLESMEKAPIRLVINRIKPEMVSRGEMLDVQDVLDILAVDILGIVPDDESIVTSANKGEPLTLGSTSQAAKAYSNISKRIIGEEVPILNLFSESKGFFSRLFGRKK, from the coding sequence TTGGATTGTAGAATAATAGTAGTCACTTCTGGTAAGGGTGGAGTTGGGAAAACTACCACCACAGCGAACCTTGCAGCTGCTTTAGCAAAGGAAGGATACAAAGTAGTAGCTATAGATGGTGACGTGGGACTAAGAAACCTTGACGTAATAATGGGACTTGAAAACAGAATGGTTTATACGTTGATAGACGTGGTTGAGGGAACTTGTCGTTTAAACCAAGCTCTTATAAAGGATAAAAGAATCGAAAATCTTTACCTTATACCGACGGCACAGTCACGAACAAAGGACTCAGTTTCAGCAGACCAGATGTTATCACTCTGTGAAGAACTCAGAAAAGAGTTTGACTTCGTGCTTATCGACAGCCCTGCGGGAATAGAGTCAGGCTTTCACAACTCTGCGATAGGCGCAGACGAGGCAATTGTAATTACTACACCTGAAGTATCGGCAGTCAGAGATGCGGATAGAATAATAGGGCTTCTTGAGTCCATGGAGAAAGCTCCGATTCGCTTGGTAATAAACAGAATCAAGCCAGAAATGGTTTCACGTGGAGAGATGTTGGATGTTCAGGATGTATTGGACATATTGGCAGTGGATATTCTGGGTATAGTACCTGATGACGAAAGCATTGTAACTTCCGCAAACAAAGGTGAACCTTTGACTCTTGGGAGTACATCACAGGCAGCCAAAGCCTATTCAAATATATCAAAGCGCATCATAGGCGAAGAAGTCCCGATTTTAAATCTTTTCTCTGAATCGAAAGGGTTCTTCTCACGCTTGTTTGGTAGAAAGAAGTAG